The following coding sequences lie in one Bartonella sp. DGB1 genomic window:
- the purD gene encoding phosphoribosylamine--glycine ligase: MNILLIGSGGREHALAWKISQSPLVKNFYALPGSLGISHLAQIIQASITDIEFICEFAKNNQIDLVVIGPEQPLIDGLSDALTNNNILTFAPSQAAAILEGSKGFTRDLCYKYNIPSAKYARFSSIEKAKEYLSQQTMPIVIKQDGLAAGKGVVVTNCRIEAQQTIEKFLSNTENPNIVIEECLIGEEVSFFCICDGEKAIAFGNAQDHKRLFNNDQGPNTGGMGAYSPAPIFTDELQQEVLEKIINPTLLAMKENNMPFKGILYAGLMLTKQGAKLIEYNVRLGDPECQILMRRLKDDIIPWLKAAAEGKLPDNKQPNWSAEFATCIVMAAEGYPEAPVKGDVITGIEEAEKIENIKLFYAGVSKDENQNYITAGGRVLNITSVGKDLKQALDTAYYAVDKISFNNAQWRTDIGQKGLAFYKTTKA; this comes from the coding sequence ATGAATATTCTACTTATTGGTTCAGGTGGTCGAGAACATGCTTTAGCTTGGAAAATCTCTCAATCGCCATTAGTCAAAAATTTCTACGCTTTACCCGGCAGTTTAGGCATATCACATTTAGCGCAAATTATTCAAGCATCTATCACAGATATTGAGTTTATTTGTGAATTTGCTAAAAATAATCAAATTGATTTAGTCGTTATAGGTCCTGAGCAACCTTTAATAGACGGGTTAAGTGACGCGCTAACTAACAATAATATTTTAACCTTTGCTCCGTCACAAGCAGCTGCGATATTAGAAGGTTCAAAAGGTTTTACGAGAGATTTATGTTATAAATATAATATACCTAGCGCCAAATATGCAAGATTCTCATCAATAGAGAAAGCTAAAGAATATCTATCACAACAAACTATGCCAATAGTAATTAAACAAGACGGTTTAGCCGCTGGAAAAGGCGTAGTAGTGACTAATTGTAGAATCGAAGCACAGCAAACTATTGAAAAATTCTTATCTAATACAGAAAATCCTAATATAGTAATCGAAGAATGTTTAATAGGTGAAGAAGTTAGCTTTTTTTGTATATGTGATGGCGAAAAAGCGATAGCTTTCGGTAATGCACAAGACCATAAAAGATTATTCAATAATGACCAAGGTCCTAATACTGGGGGTATGGGCGCATATTCACCGGCTCCTATCTTCACCGATGAATTACAACAAGAAGTTTTAGAAAAAATTATTAACCCTACATTATTAGCTATGAAAGAAAATAATATGCCTTTTAAAGGTATTTTATATGCTGGGCTAATGTTAACTAAACAAGGGGCCAAATTAATTGAATATAATGTAAGATTAGGCGATCCTGAATGCCAGATATTAATGAGACGTTTAAAAGATGATATTATCCCTTGGTTAAAAGCTGCAGCAGAAGGAAAATTACCAGATAACAAACAGCCTAATTGGAGTGCTGAATTTGCTACTTGTATAGTAATGGCCGCAGAAGGATATCCAGAAGCACCAGTAAAAGGTGATGTAATAACCGGTATAGAGGAAGCGGAAAAAATAGAAAATATAAAATTATTCTATGCTGGGGTTAGTAAGGATGAAAACCAAAATTACATAACCGCAGGAGGAAGAGTATTAAATATTACTTCTGTAGGTAAAGACCTAAAACAAGCATTAGATACAGCTTACTATGCCGTTGATAAAATATCATTCAATAACGCTCAATGGCGTACGGATATAGGACAAAAAGGATTAGCTTTTTATAAAACTACTAAAGCTTAA